The following proteins are co-located in the Fibrobacter sp. UWEL genome:
- a CDS encoding DNA topoisomerase III: protein MATAKTTPKTLIIAEKPSVALDLVKVLGQKNFTKGNGVYESDTTIVSHAIGHLVEIADPKEIDERYKKWEMSTLPMLPEKFPLSANPQTKSQLSILSKLIKRKDVTTLVNACDAGREGELIFFYILDYVLKGKLAGKTIKRLWMQSMTPAAIQEAFDNMRDGADMENLKAAAICRSEADWLIGMNGSRGLTAYNSSMGGFQITPCGRVQTPTLAIIVNREEERHQFVPKKFWTIDADFDNDGNNYQGKWFTPNGDSKQKQIFDEKTVQDILKKCKGKTGSIEETTAPSFQKCGQLYDLTTLQREANNRFGFSAKTTLSIAQALYERHKATTYPRTDSRCLPEDYVGPVKTTLGKITGSLSTFAQTALNNNWVVKTPKVFDNKKISDHFAIIPTGVMPTDLSEAEQKVFNMICQRFIAVFFPPAKYLNTTRITTVEGETFITEGKILVEPGFKAVYGKDADDEANIPQLKGDKAKAVEVTSKEDFTKPPAHYTESTLLSMMESAGKLVEDEELRDAMKERGLGTPATRAAIIEKLVTDKYVVRDGKDMIATAKAFDLIKVLKAMDIEALTSPELTGEWEYKMEQIEKGKETRENFMNGIVEMTRTMVKNIKGFKEESTTGEASFSPVNGKKVFETVSRYTTEDGIVIRKMVGGKRLSNEEIVELLTNRKIGPLTGFRSKKGAEFSAVVIINDQNKIEFVFDDNKEGAEIELGQQVGNSPLDNSAVYETMTGYVSDSYVKKEPSGLQLPKILLGKEIPLEQIQKMLTGTDVKTDLIKGFRSNKTHRSFDAFLYIDKKGKLKFDFPPREFKPRRWGAKKTSADKGAAEDYVP from the coding sequence GTGAGCCACGCCATCGGCCACCTGGTGGAAATTGCCGATCCCAAGGAAATCGACGAACGCTATAAGAAGTGGGAAATGAGCACGCTGCCTATGCTGCCGGAAAAATTTCCCCTTTCCGCAAACCCGCAGACCAAGAGCCAGCTTTCCATACTCAGCAAGTTGATCAAGCGCAAGGATGTGACGACCCTGGTGAACGCATGCGATGCGGGCCGCGAAGGTGAACTGATTTTCTTCTACATCCTGGACTACGTCCTGAAGGGTAAGCTTGCGGGCAAGACCATCAAGCGTCTGTGGATGCAGAGTATGACTCCTGCGGCAATCCAGGAAGCTTTTGACAATATGCGCGACGGCGCCGACATGGAAAACCTGAAGGCAGCGGCCATTTGCCGTAGTGAAGCCGACTGGCTCATTGGCATGAACGGTAGCCGCGGCCTGACCGCTTACAACAGCTCCATGGGCGGTTTCCAGATTACACCCTGCGGTCGAGTGCAGACCCCGACGCTGGCCATCATTGTGAACCGCGAGGAAGAACGCCATCAGTTCGTACCCAAGAAGTTCTGGACCATTGACGCCGACTTCGACAATGACGGAAACAACTACCAGGGTAAGTGGTTCACGCCCAACGGGGACAGCAAGCAAAAGCAGATTTTTGACGAAAAGACGGTTCAGGACATTCTGAAAAAATGCAAGGGCAAGACAGGCTCCATCGAAGAGACTACCGCCCCCAGTTTCCAGAAATGCGGCCAGCTCTATGACCTGACCACCCTCCAGCGAGAAGCCAACAACCGTTTCGGCTTTAGCGCAAAGACCACCCTTTCTATCGCACAGGCACTGTACGAACGCCATAAGGCAACCACCTATCCTCGTACTGACAGTCGCTGCCTGCCGGAAGACTACGTTGGCCCTGTGAAGACTACCCTAGGAAAGATTACCGGAAGTCTCAGTACCTTCGCGCAGACCGCCCTGAATAACAACTGGGTGGTGAAGACTCCTAAGGTTTTCGACAACAAGAAGATTTCCGACCACTTTGCCATTATCCCTACAGGCGTGATGCCCACGGACCTGAGCGAAGCCGAACAGAAAGTGTTTAACATGATCTGCCAGCGCTTTATCGCAGTGTTCTTCCCGCCTGCAAAGTACCTGAACACCACCCGCATTACCACCGTAGAAGGCGAAACCTTCATTACGGAAGGTAAGATCCTGGTGGAACCGGGCTTTAAGGCCGTATACGGCAAGGATGCTGACGACGAAGCCAATATCCCGCAGCTGAAGGGCGATAAGGCAAAGGCTGTCGAAGTCACCTCCAAGGAAGACTTTACCAAGCCTCCTGCACACTACACCGAAAGCACCCTCCTTTCCATGATGGAAAGTGCAGGTAAGCTGGTGGAAGATGAAGAACTCCGCGACGCCATGAAGGAACGTGGCCTCGGCACCCCTGCTACCCGCGCCGCCATTATTGAAAAGCTTGTAACGGACAAGTACGTGGTCCGCGACGGCAAGGACATGATCGCCACAGCCAAGGCATTCGACCTGATCAAGGTGCTGAAGGCCATGGACATCGAAGCTCTCACTAGCCCGGAACTGACCGGCGAGTGGGAATACAAGATGGAACAAATTGAAAAGGGCAAGGAAACCCGCGAAAACTTCATGAATGGCATTGTGGAAATGACCCGCACCATGGTGAAGAACATCAAGGGATTCAAGGAAGAAAGCACTACCGGCGAAGCAAGCTTTAGCCCGGTGAACGGCAAGAAGGTTTTCGAGACCGTCAGCCGTTACACTACCGAAGACGGCATTGTCATCCGCAAGATGGTTGGCGGCAAGCGTCTTTCCAATGAAGAAATTGTAGAACTTCTTACCAATCGCAAGATTGGACCTCTCACGGGGTTCCGTAGCAAGAAGGGCGCTGAATTCTCCGCGGTTGTGATCATCAACGACCAGAATAAAATCGAGTTCGTCTTCGACGACAACAAGGAAGGCGCTGAAATCGAATTGGGACAGCAGGTAGGCAACTCCCCGCTGGACAATTCCGCCGTGTACGAAACCATGACGGGTTACGTCAGCGACAGTTACGTGAAGAAGGAACCTAGCGGTTTGCAGCTTCCCAAGATTCTTTTGGGTAAGGAAATCCCGCTGGAACAAATCCAGAAGATGCTAACTGGCACGGACGTAAAGACAGACCTGATCAAGGGTTTCCGCAGCAACAAGACTCACCGCTCCTTTGACGCCTTCCTGTACATCGACAAGAAGGGCAAGCTGAAGTTCGATTTCCCGCCCA